TTTTGTTTGCCCTGTCCTTGACCTTGACCGGAAGCCTCTCTCGAATATTCTTCTTTTTCAGTGTCATACTTGCTTACATCCAATTTTTGAACTCTTCCTTGTTGTATTTCACCTGCGTTTTGTGAATGTAGTTTAGCTTTCAATAATGCATTAACAACAGTTTTGTTGTTAATGTCAAGCATACTTTTAAATAATTCATAAGACTCAAACTTATAAATCAACAAAGGGTCTTTTTGTTCATAGGATGCATTTTGAACAGATTGTTTTAAGTCATCCATTTCACGAAGATTCTCTTTCCATGATGCATCAATTGTTGATAAAACAATTTGCTTCTCAAATTCTATTGCTACTTGCTTTCCTTTAGTTTCGTATGCTTTTTCAAGATTTACAATGATATGATAAATATTGATACCGTCTGTAATGGGAACATCAATATTTTTATATTGACCTGACATTGTTTCATATACATTTTTTATCACAGGATATGCCTGATCCACAATAGATTGTTTCCTTCGTTTAAAATCTTCAACAACGATATCAAAAACAAGATCCGTAATCTTTTGAGGTTTCAATTCTTTAAATTCTTCTTCTGAAACAGGAGACTCAACAACTAAATTTCTTAAGAGTTCCAGTTTGAAGTCTTCATAATCAAAACCGTAATTGTCATGTACAACACTGGTGCAAGTATCATAAAGCATATTTGCCAAATCAACACTTAAACGATCGCCGTATAAAGCATGTTTTCTTAATTTATAAATAACTTCTCTTTGAGCATTCATCACATCATCATATTCAAGAAGACGTTTACGAATACCAAAGTTATTTTCTTCAACTTTCTTTTGAGCTCTTTCAATTGATTTGGATATCATTGAATGTTGAATTACTTCTCCGTCTTTTAATCCCATACGATCCATAAGACCGGATATTTTGTCAGACCCGAACATTCTCATCAAATCATCTTCGAGGGAGACAAAGAATTGAGAAGAACCCGGATCGCCTTGACGACCGGAACGACCTCTTAACTGTCTGTCAACGCGACGAGAATCATGTCTTTCTGTAGCAACAATAGCTAATCCTCCGGCTTCTTTTACTTCTTTTGTCAGCTTAATATCTGTACCCCGACCGGCCATGTTCGTAGCAATTGTAACAATTCCTGCTTGTCCTGCTTTTGCCACAATATCGGCTTCTCTTTGATGCAATTTTGCATTTAGAACATTATGTTCAATTTTTCTGATCTTCAACATTCGGCTTAATAATTCAGAAATTTCAACAGATGTTGTACCTACCAGAACAGGTCTTCCTGCTTTAACGAGATCATTAACTTCAAATATTACAGCATTATATTTTTCTCGCTTTGTTTTATATACAAAATCTTGTCTGTCATCACGAACGATTGGTACATTTGTGGGGATAACAGTAACATCTAATTCGTAAATATCCCAAAATTCTTTTGCTTCAGTTTCAGCAGTACCGGTCATACCTGCAAGTTTATGGTACATTCTGAAATAATTCTGCAAAGTTATTGTTGCATAGGTTTGTGTAGATGCTTCAACCTTAACATTTTCTTTTGCTTCAATTGCTTGATGTAAACCGTCGGAATATCTTCTTCCCTCCATAATACGGCCTGTTTGTTCATCTACTATTTTTACTTGATTGTCAATCAGAACATATTCAACATCTTTCTCAAACATTGCATAGGCTTTCAGTAATTGGTTAATAGCATGAACTCTGACAGTTTTTACAGAATAATCTGTAAGTAATTTATCTTTCTCTAAAAGTATTTCTTTTTCACTTTTTCCTGAATTTTCTAAATCGGCAATTATGGAACCTATATCAGGAAGTACAAAAAAATCTTTTTCATCAACTTCAGCAGAAATCAAATCTATACCTTTATCAGTTAATTCAATAGAATTATTTTTTTCTTCAATTACAAAGTATAACTCTTCAGTTATTTCGGGCATTCTTTTTGCATTTTCGGCGAGATAAATATTTTCCGTTTTATACACTAATGTTTTCATGCCCTCTTCACTCAAGAACTTAATTATGGCTGTATTTTTCGGCAGCCCTTTATGAGCTCTTAATAAATATATTGCGCCTTGTTCACGTTCTTTTTTGTCTTCTGATTTAAGCAAGCGTTTTGCATCTGTTAACAGTTTTGTAACAAGTTGCCGTTGAACTTTGTGTAGTTGAACAACTTTCGTTTTTAATTCTTTGAAAAGTTCTTCATCTTTTGATTGTCCGCCTCTTGATACGGCGCCTGAAATAATTAACGGTGTTCTTGCATCATCAACCAAAACTGAATCAACTTCATCGACTATTACATAATTATGTCTTCTTTGTACCAAATCATTCGGACTCAGAGCCATGTTGTCTCTCAAATAATCAAAACCGAATTCGTTATTTGTACCAAAAGTAATATCTGCCTTGTAAGCACTTCTTCTTGCTTCTGAATTTGGTTGATGTTTATCAATACAGTCAACACTTAATCCGTGGAATTGGTATAAAGTTCCCATCCATTCCGCATCACGTTTTGCGAGATAGTCGTTAACGGTAACCATGTGTACACCTCTGCCTGTCAGGGCATTAAGGAATACTGGCAAAGTGGCTACCAGTGTTTTTCCTTCACCTGTTGCCATCTCTGCAATTTGCCCTTGATGCAATATAATACCACCAATTAATTGAACATCGTAATGGATCATATCCCAAGTAATTTGGGTTCCTCCGGCTAACCATTTATTGCTGTATATTGCTTTTTTTCCCTTAATTGTAATATCCTCTCTGTGAGGTGCAAGTTCTTGGTCAAAATCATTTGCTGTAACTTCCAATGTTTCATTTTCAAAGAATCTTCTTGCCGTATCTTTAATAATTGCAAATGCTTGAGGAATAAGTTCATTTAACTTATCTTCAATTTTTTTATCAATGGTTTCTTCAAGTTTATCAATTCTTTTATACACATCTTCTCTTTCGAGCATATCAAACTTATCAGCTTCTATATCAGCTTTCAAAGAATCAATTTCATCTTTTTCTGTCTTAAAAAAATCATTGATTTCTTTTTTCAGGTTTTGAGTTTTTTCTCTTAACTGATCATTTGATATATCAGCAAACTTTGCATATTCTTCATTTATCTTTTCTACTGCAGGTAAAAGCTTTTTTATATCTTTTTCGGATTTATTTCCGAGAAATGTTCCGAGTATTTTGTCTAATATTGCCATGTTTCTATTTTAATAATTCTTCTACTTCAATTTTTAAATCTGTTAGATGATTAATTACTATTCCCCAAATTATTGCATTGTTTACGGCATCATAAGCATGTGTTATTCTGTTTCGACCGGCAATAATTTGATGCGAATATTTTATTTCGAGTTCAGGTATTTCTTTTTATCATTCATAAATGGGAACTTTGTCAAGTAACATTACTTTTATATTATTCCATGATAAAGATCCTTTTAATAAATTTACTTTTTGTAATTCTGTTTCTATGTTTTTATTTATCATGCACAATTTTTGCAATATTTACAATAACTTCTGCTGCTTTTTCCATTGATTTTATCGGAATATATTCATATTTTCCGTGGAAGTTATGTCCACCTGTAAAAATATTAGGACAAGGTAAGCCCATGTATGATAAACGAGATCCATCGGTTCCGCCTCTAATTGGTTTTATAATTGGTTTTATATCAGCATTAATCATTGCTTGCTTTGCTGTTTCAATAATATGCATAACGGGTTCAATTTTTTCACGCATATTATAATAACTGTCCTTAATCTCAATTGTTATCAATTCTTTATGATGAGATTTGTTCAAAAGATCTGCAACATGATTTGCATGTTCTTTCATTTCTTCGAATTTCTTTTTATCATGGTCTCTGATAATGTATGACATCTTTGTTTCGTCAATTTTTCCTTTTATATCAGTTAAATGATAAAAGCCCTCATATCCTTCAGTATGTTCCGGACGTTTAATATTTGGAAACATAGCATGAAATTCATGTGCCACATTGATTGAATTAATCATTTGGTTCTTTGCAGTTCCGGGATGAACATTTCTGCCTTTGACCGTAACATTCAAACTTGCTGCATTGAAGTTTTCGTATTCTAATTCCCCGATTTCACCACCGTCAATTGTATAAGCAAAATCAGCATTAAAATAATTAAGATCAAAATGATCGGCTCCTTTTCCGATTTCTTCATCAGGTGTAAATGCTGTTTTAATTTCTCCGTGTTTTATTTCAGGATTTTTAATCAGGTATTCTAATGCTGTAATAATTGCTGTTATACCTGCTTTATCATCAGCACCGAGTAATGTTTTTCCGTCAGTTGTAATCAAATCTTGTCCGATATATTTTTTAAGTTCCGGAAAATCAACAGGGGATAACACAACTTCATCTTCTTCATTTAAAATAATATCTTTTCCGTTATAATTCTCAATTATTTGAGGATTAACATTTTCTGCAGTTGTATCCGGTGATGTATCCAAATGAGCAATAAATCCGATTGTCGGAACTTCTTTATCGGTATTTGCCGGCAAAGTAGCATATAAATAACATTTATCTGTCAGTTTTATGTTTTTTAATTCTAATTGTTCAAGTTCGGTTTGCAATACTTTGGCAAGTTCAAATTGTTTAACTGTACTTGGTATAGTATTAGATTCCGGATTTGATTGAGTATCAAATTTTATATATTTTAAGAATTTATTCTTTACTTGTTTCATTATTATTTTCTTCATTTTTATTATTGATAATATCAATTTTAATTTTTTCTTTTTTCTTGTCTATTCCTACTTTTATTTCATCACCTTCTGTAATAGAAGCTTCAATAATTACTTCTGCCATTTCATTTTCTAAGTATTTTTGAATTGCTCTTTTTAAAGGACGTGCACCATATTTGATATCCAGACCTTTACCGGCAATAAACTCTTTTGCTTCGGGAGTGATGTTAAGTGTATATCCCAAATCACTTACTCTTTTATAGAGACCTTTAAGTTCAATGTCAATAATTTCAAATATATGCTCTTTCTTTAATGTATTGAATAAAACAACATCATCAATTCTGTTTAAAAATTCAGGAGCAAAAGTTCTTTTTAAAGCCTTTGTAATGACACTCTTACTGTGTTCTTCATCATCTACATTTCCGCCGAAACCTATGTCTTTACCAAAGTCTGCTAATTTTCTTGCTCCTACGTTTGATGTCATTATAACAACCGTATTTTTAAAATCAACTCTTCTTCCCAAACTGTCTGTTAATTGACCGTCATCAAAAACTTGCAATAGTATATGAAAAACATCAGGGTGTGCTTTTTCAATTTCGTCTAATAATATTACTGAATATGGTTTTCGCCTAATTTTTTCAGTTAATTGTCCGCCTTCTTCATGCCCGACATATCCCGGAGGTGCTCCTATCAATCTGGAAACACTGAATTTCTCCATATATTCGCTCATATCAACACGAACTAATGCTTCTTCTGTATCAAACAAAAATTCAGATAATTTTTTTGCGAGATGTGTTTTTCCGACTCCGGTAGGTCCTAAGAAAATAAATGAACCTATGGGTTTTCCGGGGTCTTTCAATCCTGCTCGGTTTCTTTGAATTGCTTTTACTATTTTCTCTACTGCTTCATCTTGCCCGATTACTTTTTCTTTTAATTTAGATTTCATTTCGAGTAATCGAACACTTTCTGCTTTTGCAATTCTTGTTGCCGGTATTCCGGTCATCATTGCAACTACTTTTTCAATATCCGGTTGATCTACAGTTTCTTTGTTTTCAGATAAATTTTCAGACCATAAATCTTTTGCTTTTTCAAGCTCATTCAATAAAATTCTTTCATTGTCTCTGATAGATGCAGCTTTTTCAAATTCTTGATTGTTAATAGCTGTTTGCTTATTCTTAATTAGTTCTTCGATTTTGTTTTCAATACCTGAAATATCTTCAGGAACTTTTAAATTCATAATGTGAACACGAGAACCTGCTTCATCAAGAGCATCAATTGCCTTATCCGGAAGATGTCTGTCACTGATATATCTGTCAGTAAGTTTAACGCATGAGTCTAAAGCATTACTTGTGTATGTTACATTATGATGATCTTCATACTTGTCTTTAATATTCTCAAGAATTTCTCTTGTTTCCTCACTTGTTGTAGGGTTAACCATTATTTTCTGAAAACGCCTTTCCAAAGCTCCGTCTTTTTCAATATGTTGACGATATTCGTTTAAAGTTGTTGCACCGATAGTTTGAATCTCACCGCGAGCCAATGCAGGTTTAAGCATATTTGAAGCATCTAAAGAACCGCTTGCTCCGCCGGCTCCTATAATCGTATGAATCTCATCAATAAACAATATTACATTAGGATTATCTTGAAGTTCGTTTAAAATTGATTTCATTCTTTCTTCAAATTGTCCTCTGTATTTTGTTCCGGCAACTACTGATGCCATATCAAGATTAACAATTCGTTTGTTAAAAAGAACTCTTGATACATTATTTTCAGTTATTTTAATTGCTAATCCTTCAACGATAGCAGATTTTCCTACACCCGGTTCACCAATTAAAACCGGATTGTTTTTCTTCCTTCTGCTGAGAATTTGAACCAAACGTTCAATTTCATCTTGTCTTCCGACAATTGGGTCTAATTTATCTTCCAATGCAGCTTTTGTAAGGTCAAATCCAAAATTGTCCAGTACAGGAGTATCACTATCTGTTCTTTTTTTTGTTTTTCTTCCTCTGTCTTCAAAAACTTCATCATCATCAAAATCTCCATCATCATAATCTTCATCGTCTTCAATCGGATCATCCGGTCCTCCGGCTTCATTAATGAATGTACTGATTAAAATATCTTTTAATTTATCATAACTTAAATCACCATCATTGAAGATTTGAAATATAATACCGTTTTGTTCTTTTTCCTCTTTTAAGATAGCCAATACTAAATGATCCGGTGTTGCAATTTTTTCTTTAAAATCACGTGCTTCAAAATAAACAATCTTTAAGACTCTGGCAGAGGATTTAAGTAATGGTAATTCATCGGGATGCCTGTCACTTAAAGCATCATTATCTTTTATTTTACTTTCAATTGATTTTTTAACAATATTCAAGTCAATACCAAAATCTACTAATATTTGAAGTACATTAGAAGAACCTTCTCTTAATATTCCGAGAAATAAATGTTCATTACTGATATAATCGTTACCGAGCCTTACAGCTTCTTCTCTGCTGAAGGATAATACTTTATTTAATTGTTTTGAATATTTATTATTCATAGTTACAGTTAATTTTTCTTTTTTTTCTAACCTACAAAGTTATAAAAAACATTTATACTTAATTGTTTTTAACAATAATTAAGCGATTACCGAGAGATAATCGCTTAACTTCTTACAATTTTTCAGTAAAATATACTAATTATTTATTATCCTTTTCTTCATTTGAATCACTGTTTACTTCCGGCTTTTCGTCAGTCTCTTTCTCAATTTTTTCAGAAGATTTGTCTTCATCAAATTCTAAAATATTATTTTCTGCCAGAATGTTATACCACTTTATAACCTTTTTAATATCAGAAATATATACTCTGTCTTTGTCGTATTCAGGCAAAACTTCTTCAAAGTATTTTTTTAGTTCAGAAGTACCGGATTTATCACTAATTGTAACTTTACCGCCTTCTTTATCAAATATCTTTTTTAATACATCTTCCAATTTAATATCTTCATCTGTTGTGAATATTGATATATCATTTAAGGTGCTTATTTGATCAGAAGCAAACGCACTTGACCTTTTACTGTCTAAAACTGATTCCACAACAATACCTGTTTTCGATTGAGCTATATGCTTGTATAACCCGGGTTTTCCTGTTATTGCTAATATTTTACTTAAATCCATAGTTAAAAAATTTGTGCAAAATTAAACCTAATTTTTTATATCGGAAATTTTTGGCTGAATATTATTTAGGTTCTTTCTTAAATTTTCATAAATATTTAGTATTTGAGGAAGTACTAATTGTATATTATCATTATTAATAATAAAATCTGAACGGTCAGTTTTCTCATTATCACTAATTTGATTTGACAATATTGCTTGAATATCTTCCTTTTTTAAATTGTCTCTTGCAATAATACGATTAATTCTGATATTTTCAGGTGCAATTACAGTTATTATAAAATTTACATCTTTATATGTACCACTCTCGAAGAGAATGGCAGTTTCTTTAATAACAAATTCAGAGTTTTGCTTTTCTGTCCACTTATTGAAATGCAATTTAACCGCGGGATGTACTGTAGTGTTTACAAAATTTAAATTATTATTGTCATTGAATATTAATTTTGCCAGCTTTTCTCTGTTAAGTTTTTTTTTATTGTAAATATCATCCCCAAATTTATTTTTTAATTCGGTAATAATATTAACATCATTATTCATCAATAATTTTGATTCAATATCAGAATTGTAAACAGGAATGCCTAATGTATTAAATATTTTACAGATAATTGTTTTGCCGCTTCCTATTCCGCCTGTTAAGCCAATGATTTTCATAGTATTTTTTAATAGTGAAAAGTACTTTCACCCAAGAATTCTCTGAGTATAGAAGTTGGGGGAATTTCTTCTTCTTTATTTATATCTTTAAAATAGGATAAAAATTTTAGTAATCGTTTTGATTCGGCATATTCGGTATGTTTTTGACAGATTGATTTTAAAAGAGGTTCTGCATATTTTTTTAATACAGAAAGTTCATATAAAAGAGCTGAATTAAACATTATGTCAGCCTCTTCTTGAAAAGGAAAAATATTTCTTTCCTCACCACGCCTCACACTATCCCATCTTTTTAAAGTTTCATATGCACTGTAACCTCTATATTTATTATCCCTGATTATTCTTCTTAAAAGTCTGTTGTCTGTGGTCGGGATTCTGTTATGTCCGTCAATACCGATTTGAGTTAGTGCTGATATATAGATTTTATACTTAAATTTTTTGTCAATATTCAAAGTTAATTTTGGATTCAGAGCATGGATTCCTTCGGCAATAATTATTGTT
This genomic stretch from Bacteroidales bacterium harbors:
- the secA gene encoding preprotein translocase subunit SecA, with the translated sequence MAILDKILGTFLGNKSEKDIKKLLPAVEKINEEYAKFADISNDQLREKTQNLKKEINDFFKTEKDEIDSLKADIEADKFDMLEREDVYKRIDKLEETIDKKIEDKLNELIPQAFAIIKDTARRFFENETLEVTANDFDQELAPHREDITIKGKKAIYSNKWLAGGTQITWDMIHYDVQLIGGIILHQGQIAEMATGEGKTLVATLPVFLNALTGRGVHMVTVNDYLAKRDAEWMGTLYQFHGLSVDCIDKHQPNSEARRSAYKADITFGTNNEFGFDYLRDNMALSPNDLVQRRHNYVIVDEVDSVLVDDARTPLIISGAVSRGGQSKDEELFKELKTKVVQLHKVQRQLVTKLLTDAKRLLKSEDKKEREQGAIYLLRAHKGLPKNTAIIKFLSEEGMKTLVYKTENIYLAENAKRMPEITEELYFVIEEKNNSIELTDKGIDLISAEVDEKDFFVLPDIGSIIADLENSGKSEKEILLEKDKLLTDYSVKTVRVHAINQLLKAYAMFEKDVEYVLIDNQVKIVDEQTGRIMEGRRYSDGLHQAIEAKENVKVEASTQTYATITLQNYFRMYHKLAGMTGTAETEAKEFWDIYELDVTVIPTNVPIVRDDRQDFVYKTKREKYNAVIFEVNDLVKAGRPVLVGTTSVEISELLSRMLKIRKIEHNVLNAKLHQREADIVAKAGQAGIVTIATNMAGRGTDIKLTKEVKEAGGLAIVATERHDSRRVDRQLRGRSGRQGDPGSSQFFVSLEDDLMRMFGSDKISGLMDRMGLKDGEVIQHSMISKSIERAQKKVEENNFGIRKRLLEYDDVMNAQREVIYKLRKHALYGDRLSVDLANMLYDTCTSVVHDNYGFDYEDFKLELLRNLVVESPVSEEEFKELKPQKITDLVFDIVVEDFKRRKQSIVDQAYPVIKNVYETMSGQYKNIDVPITDGINIYHIIVNLEKAYETKGKQVAIEFEKQIVLSTIDASWKENLREMDDLKQSVQNASYEQKDPLLIYKFESYELFKSMLDINNKTVVNALLKAKLHSQNAGEIQQGRVQKLDVSKYDTEKEEYSREASGQGQGQGKQKTEPIRVGKKIGRNDIVKVKYKTGKVVETKYKKVIIDIESGDAVLIE
- a CDS encoding DUF86 domain-containing protein is translated as MPELEIKYSHQIIAGRNRITHAYDAVNNAIIWGIVINHLTDLKIEVEELLK
- the pepT gene encoding peptidase T; translated protein: MKQVKNKFLKYIKFDTQSNPESNTIPSTVKQFELAKVLQTELEQLELKNIKLTDKCYLYATLPANTDKEVPTIGFIAHLDTSPDTTAENVNPQIIENYNGKDIILNEEDEVVLSPVDFPELKKYIGQDLITTDGKTLLGADDKAGITAIITALEYLIKNPEIKHGEIKTAFTPDEEIGKGADHFDLNYFNADFAYTIDGGEIGELEYENFNAASLNVTVKGRNVHPGTAKNQMINSINVAHEFHAMFPNIKRPEHTEGYEGFYHLTDIKGKIDETKMSYIIRDHDKKKFEEMKEHANHVADLLNKSHHKELITIEIKDSYYNMREKIEPVMHIIETAKQAMINADIKPIIKPIRGGTDGSRLSYMGLPCPNIFTGGHNFHGKYEYIPIKSMEKAAEVIVNIAKIVHDK
- a CDS encoding ATP-dependent Clp protease ATP-binding subunit, translating into MNNKYSKQLNKVLSFSREEAVRLGNDYISNEHLFLGILREGSSNVLQILVDFGIDLNIVKKSIESKIKDNDALSDRHPDELPLLKSSARVLKIVYFEARDFKEKIATPDHLVLAILKEEKEQNGIIFQIFNDGDLSYDKLKDILISTFINEAGGPDDPIEDDEDYDDGDFDDDEVFEDRGRKTKKRTDSDTPVLDNFGFDLTKAALEDKLDPIVGRQDEIERLVQILSRRKKNNPVLIGEPGVGKSAIVEGLAIKITENNVSRVLFNKRIVNLDMASVVAGTKYRGQFEERMKSILNELQDNPNVILFIDEIHTIIGAGGASGSLDASNMLKPALARGEIQTIGATTLNEYRQHIEKDGALERRFQKIMVNPTTSEETREILENIKDKYEDHHNVTYTSNALDSCVKLTDRYISDRHLPDKAIDALDEAGSRVHIMNLKVPEDISGIENKIEELIKNKQTAINNQEFEKAASIRDNERILLNELEKAKDLWSENLSENKETVDQPDIEKVVAMMTGIPATRIAKAESVRLLEMKSKLKEKVIGQDEAVEKIVKAIQRNRAGLKDPGKPIGSFIFLGPTGVGKTHLAKKLSEFLFDTEEALVRVDMSEYMEKFSVSRLIGAPPGYVGHEEGGQLTEKIRRKPYSVILLDEIEKAHPDVFHILLQVFDDGQLTDSLGRRVDFKNTVVIMTSNVGARKLADFGKDIGFGGNVDDEEHSKSVITKALKRTFAPEFLNRIDDVVLFNTLKKEHIFEIIDIELKGLYKRVSDLGYTLNITPEAKEFIAGKGLDIKYGARPLKRAIQKYLENEMAEVIIEASITEGDEIKVGIDKKKEKIKIDIINNKNEENNNETSKE
- a CDS encoding DUF5606 domain-containing protein; the encoded protein is MDLSKILAITGKPGLYKHIAQSKTGIVVESVLDSKRSSAFASDQISTLNDISIFTTDEDIKLEDVLKKIFDKEGGKVTISDKSGTSELKKYFEEVLPEYDKDRVYISDIKKVIKWYNILAENNILEFDEDKSSEKIEKETDEKPEVNSDSNEEKDNK
- the coaE gene encoding dephospho-CoA kinase (Dephospho-CoA kinase (CoaE) performs the final step in coenzyme A biosynthesis.), which gives rise to MKIIGLTGGIGSGKTIICKIFNTLGIPVYNSDIESKLLMNNDVNIITELKNKFGDDIYNKKKLNREKLAKLIFNDNNNLNFVNTTVHPAVKLHFNKWTEKQNSEFVIKETAILFESGTYKDVNFIITVIAPENIRINRIIARDNLKKEDIQAILSNQISDNEKTDRSDFIINNDNIQLVLPQILNIYENLRKNLNNIQPKISDIKN